In the genome of Haloarcula sp. CBA1129, one region contains:
- a CDS encoding ABC transporter ATP-binding protein, whose translation MSEHTTLRMEGILKEFPGVVANDHVDLSVERGEIHGLLGENGAGKSTLMKILYGLYSQDDGDIYLDGERLDLESPQDAIDAGIGMVHQHFMLIPRLTVAENVVLGEREPATVFRSDAEDSWLPAAVRNNSLVQSLAGQFSLGLDVPEQQIQDLADQYGFDIDVSAKIWELDVGQQQRVEILKALYRDVDLLILDEPTAVLTPTEAERLFDSLERLTDEGLSIIFITHKLTEVDAIVDRVTVLREGQNVGTAEVSSVSRADLAEMMVGREVLFEIDREAVDLGDPVLRARGVEADDDRGIEALSGVDLTVRQGEIVGIAGVSGNGQKELAEVMAGIRDVTAGELVVGGEDITGAKPKTFVDSGVSFVPEDRLRYGCAEDLSVMHNATMKDFRDGRFGDRPFLDYGELRDYAETLVEEFDVRGVSDVTETNAGDLSGGNLQKLILAREIYRDPDLLIANQPTRGVDVGAIEFIRETLLEQRKAGTGIILLSEDLDEIFDLSDRIFVVYEGKFVYETTPAEADRERIGLEMTGGGDDDGETVASTPQSGVTQESES comes from the coding sequence ATGTCCGAACACACCACGCTCAGGATGGAGGGGATTCTGAAGGAGTTCCCCGGGGTCGTCGCCAACGACCATGTCGACCTCTCCGTCGAGCGCGGGGAAATCCACGGCCTCCTTGGCGAAAACGGTGCGGGAAAAAGTACGCTGATGAAGATTCTGTACGGGCTCTATTCGCAGGACGACGGCGATATCTATCTCGACGGCGAGCGACTCGATCTGGAGTCGCCACAGGACGCCATCGATGCCGGCATCGGGATGGTCCACCAGCATTTCATGCTGATACCACGCCTCACCGTCGCTGAGAACGTCGTACTCGGCGAGCGTGAACCGGCCACAGTGTTCCGCAGCGATGCCGAGGACAGCTGGCTGCCAGCGGCGGTTCGGAACAACAGCCTCGTCCAGTCGCTCGCCGGCCAGTTCTCGCTCGGGCTCGACGTTCCCGAGCAGCAGATTCAGGATCTGGCGGACCAGTACGGGTTCGACATCGACGTGAGCGCGAAGATCTGGGAACTCGACGTGGGCCAGCAACAGCGCGTCGAGATACTCAAGGCGCTGTACCGGGATGTCGACCTCCTGATTCTCGACGAACCGACGGCGGTCCTCACGCCGACCGAGGCTGAGCGGCTCTTCGACTCGCTCGAACGGCTAACCGACGAGGGTCTTTCGATAATCTTCATCACGCACAAACTCACCGAGGTCGACGCCATCGTCGACCGGGTGACGGTGCTCCGGGAGGGGCAAAACGTCGGTACTGCCGAGGTGTCCTCGGTCTCCCGGGCGGACCTCGCGGAGATGATGGTCGGCCGCGAAGTCCTGTTCGAAATCGACAGGGAAGCGGTCGATCTCGGCGACCCGGTGTTGCGTGCACGCGGAGTCGAGGCCGACGACGACCGCGGTATCGAGGCTCTCTCCGGCGTCGACCTGACGGTCCGACAGGGCGAAATCGTCGGTATCGCAGGTGTAAGCGGCAACGGCCAGAAGGAACTGGCTGAGGTCATGGCCGGCATCCGGGACGTGACCGCCGGCGAGCTAGTGGTCGGCGGCGAGGACATCACCGGCGCGAAACCGAAGACGTTCGTCGACAGCGGCGTCTCGTTCGTCCCCGAAGACCGGCTCCGGTACGGCTGTGCCGAGGATCTCTCGGTGATGCACAACGCCACGATGAAGGACTTCAGAGACGGCCGGTTCGGCGACCGGCCGTTCCTAGACTACGGAGAACTCCGTGACTACGCCGAAACACTGGTCGAGGAGTTCGATGTCCGCGGTGTCAGCGACGTGACTGAGACCAACGCCGGCGACCTCTCCGGGGGGAATCTCCAGAAGCTCATCTTGGCCCGAGAGATATACCGCGACCCGGACCTACTTATCGCGAACCAGCCGACCCGTGGCGTCGATGTCGGGGCCATCGAGTTCATCAGGGAGACCCTGCTCGAACAGCGGAAGGCAGGCACCGGTATCATCCTCCTCTCGGAGGACTTGGACGAGATATTCGACCTGAGCGACAGAATCTTTGTCGTCTACGAGGGTAAGTTCGTCTACGAAACGACACCGGCCGAGGCCGACCGTGAACGAATCGGTCTAGAGATGACCGGCGGTGGTGACGACGACGGCGAGACGGTCGCGTCGACGCCACAGTCCGGCGTCACACAGGAGAGTGAGAGCTGA
- a CDS encoding BMP family ABC transporter substrate-binding protein: MVDKKCTKSRRELLTALGAAGLAGLAGCSGGGGGGDGEAATNTADGGAADGTTTSSDGADSVTAAWVYNSEVGDLGWSWAHNEGREAVAEEYDWLETEYTEAVAPADSERVFEQYAQGDADIIFGCTFEYQDPMASVAEQYPDTYFEHNTGYLTMENMGRYMGRIYQPRYLAGQAAGSVTETDTLGYVAAFPIPEVIRGINAYALGAASVNDSATLKVRWTNSWFDPPTESEAANALLDEDVDVMAQHQDSPAALRAASDAGIWATGYDAPMGDIAGENYLTSPIWHWEEFYGPTIESVRDGTWDSDAYWEGIDAGICSLDDWGPNVPQEAKDTVSESRSAILDGQLDVWAGSAFEGESDEFLFQEMSSYVDAVEGEVPS; this comes from the coding sequence ATGGTTGACAAGAAATGCACCAAATCGAGACGGGAGCTACTGACAGCGCTTGGCGCAGCAGGACTAGCCGGGCTAGCCGGTTGTAGCGGTGGTGGCGGTGGAGGTGACGGCGAAGCGGCCACAAACACCGCCGACGGCGGCGCTGCTGACGGGACGACGACCAGCAGTGACGGAGCGGATTCGGTCACTGCCGCTTGGGTGTACAACTCGGAGGTCGGCGACCTCGGGTGGTCATGGGCCCACAACGAGGGTCGAGAAGCGGTCGCAGAAGAGTACGACTGGCTGGAAACGGAGTACACCGAAGCCGTTGCCCCCGCTGATTCCGAGCGGGTGTTCGAACAGTACGCACAGGGTGATGCGGACATCATCTTCGGCTGTACGTTCGAGTATCAGGACCCGATGGCGTCAGTCGCGGAGCAGTACCCCGACACGTACTTCGAGCACAACACCGGCTACCTGACGATGGAGAACATGGGGCGGTACATGGGCCGGATCTATCAGCCCCGCTATCTCGCCGGACAGGCCGCCGGGAGCGTCACAGAAACAGATACACTGGGATACGTGGCAGCGTTCCCGATTCCGGAGGTCATCCGTGGCATCAACGCCTACGCGCTCGGGGCCGCGTCTGTCAACGACAGCGCGACGCTGAAGGTCAGATGGACGAACTCTTGGTTCGACCCCCCGACCGAGAGCGAGGCGGCAAACGCCCTGCTGGACGAGGACGTCGACGTGATGGCCCAGCATCAAGACTCGCCCGCTGCACTCCGTGCGGCCTCCGATGCGGGTATCTGGGCGACCGGCTACGACGCCCCGATGGGCGACATCGCCGGCGAGAACTATCTCACCTCTCCGATCTGGCACTGGGAGGAGTTCTACGGCCCGACTATCGAGTCAGTCAGAGACGGAACTTGGGACTCCGACGCGTACTGGGAAGGGATCGACGCAGGTATCTGTAGTCTGGACGACTGGGGGCCAAACGTGCCTCAGGAAGCGAAAGACACCGTCTCGGAGTCGCGGTCGGCGATACTCGACGGACAGCTAGACGTCTGGGCGGGCTCGGCGTTCGAAGGCGAGAGCGACGAGTTCCTCTTCCAAGAGATGAGTAGCTACGTCGACGCCGTCGAGGGGGAGGTCCCAAGCTGA